In one window of Fulvia fulva chromosome 5, complete sequence DNA:
- a CDS encoding MFS-type transporter clz19: MAADIGLALQRTYAALLVLRMVQAFGCSAAIALSNAVVADIATSAERGKYMGYATAGLLFGPAFGPTIGGLFAQFLGWRSTFWFLAIFAGVLIIIFGLLFPETCRNVVGNGSIPAKGVNCSILGHMQQQKYAKDHPEAPNGDIASLGRRRGGFPNPLRTLKILGDPVSCVILLYNGLFFTGMMVVTGAMPTLYADVYGLDTLEIGLCYITNGMSSLLSTLTMGHVADWNFKRHSKRLGYDIKKGRQQDLSGFPIERARSEVLIPGHIIGTLAIIVFGWTLNYGTSLAEPEVALFFIGFGISTSFNLTNTLLIDIHKDQPATATAAVNFVRCLMSAGRAAAVIPMTQAMGIGWAFTFLAFVYCALLGVVFWMMSNGPRLRAKATEKKKVKDERAAAEARLADVENVATTDDRSEKEEFEDDTKR, from the coding sequence ATGGCAGCGGACATAGGCTTGGCACTGCAAAGGACCTATGCAGCGCTATTGGTCCTACGAATGGTCCAAGCCTTTGGATGCAGCGCTGCTATTGCTCTGTCGAACGCTGTAGTGGCAGATATTGCTACTTCAGCAGAGCGAGGGAAATACATGGGCTATGCTACTGCAGGCCTCCTTTTCGGACCGGCTTTTGGGCCCACCATCGGAGGTCTCTTCGCACAATTTCTTGGTTGGAGGTCCACGTTCTGGTTCCTGGCCATCTTTGCTGGTGTGTTGATCATCATATTCGGACTCTTGTTCCCAGAGACCTGTCGAAATGTCGTTGGCAACGGGTCTATTCCAGCGAAAGGCGTCAACTGCTCGATTCTCGGCCACATGCAGCAGCAGAAGTACGCGAAAGATCATCCGGAAGCACCGAATGGTGATATAGCCTCGCTTGGTCGGCGGAGGGGAGGTTTCCCGAACCCTCTCAGAACCTTGAAGATTCTTGGTGATCCTGTCAGCTGTGTTATCCTCCTGTACAATGGCCTCTTCTTCACGGGTATGATGGTTGTGACGGGAGCTATGCCAACCCTATACGCCGATGTGTACGGATTGGACACACTCGAGATTGGATTGTGTTACATTACAAATGGCATGAGCTCGCTGCTTTCGACCTTGACTATGGGTCACGTCGCGGACTGGAACTTCAAGCGCCATAGCAAACGCCTCGGTTATGACATCAAGAAAGGCAGACAGCAGGACCTGAGCGGCTTTCCCATTGAGAGGGCGAGGTCCGAGGTCTTGATTCCAGGGCACATCATCGGAACACTAGCGATCATCGTCTTTGGCTGGACACTCAACTACGGCACTTCACTGGCAGAGCCTGAGGTGGCTTTATTCTTCATTGGCTTTGGCATTTCGACATCATTCAACCTTACTAACACGTTGTTGATCGACATACACAAGGACCAACCTGCAACAGCGACGGCGGCAGTGAATTTTGTGAGATGTCTGATGAGCGCCGGGAGAGCTGCTGCGGTTATCCCAATGACCCAAGCCATGGGCATCGGTTGGGCATTCACTTTCCTAGCATTTGTTTACTGTGCGTTGTTGGGTGTTGTCTTCTGGATGATGAGCAACGGTCCGAGACTTAGAGCAAAGGCAacggagaagaagaaggtaaAGGACGAGCGTGCTGCTGCTGAAGCCAGATTAGCTGATGTGGAGAACGTGGCCACGACTGACGATAGAAGCGAGAAGGAGGAATTTGAAGATGACACGAAAAGATAG
- a CDS encoding Citrate exporter 1, which yields MDKRPHAAEENVLAPIKGAKSTAKTQDETRLQLQRTVSGPPYTIFTPRAKLFIIIAVSISSLISPFGATTFYPALDTIANDYGVTPTLINLSLTTYMIVQAIAPALIAGMSDQNGR from the exons ATGGACAAACGACCACATGCAGCGGAAGAGAATGTACTTGCACCCATCAAGGGTGCCAAATCGACGGCTAAAACACAAGATGAAACCAGACTACAGTTGCAGCGAACGGTATCTGGGCCTCCATACACGATCTTCACGCCAAGAGCCAAGCTGTTCATCATTATAGCAGTATCGATATCGTCACTCATCAGTCCATTCGGGGCAACGACATTCTACCCGGCCCTTGATACCATAGCCAACGACTATGGAGTTACTCCGACCCTGATCAACTTGTCATTGACGACGTACATG ATAGTACAAGCAATTGCACCGGCCCTGATAGCCGGCATGTCAGATCAAAACGGACGTTGA
- a CDS encoding Mitochondrial GTPase 1, whose product MTMTSFVPRSVFPTLESLPRSYYLGHHAAGLSKMRTMLSQIDRIIECRDYRIPLTSRNPMFEESLAGRERMIVYTKKDLGSTGGAEEQKRHESIRTWHTPTKVVFSNHHERKDVRRILDLIKDANNARGGLTGSHLMVVGMPNVGKSSLLNALRREGVNKGKVAHTGAQPGVTRKIGTGVKIVAADEQTGAGGVYLLDTPGVFMPYVPDADAMLKLALCGSVKDTVVPPFNLADYLLFHVNNHDPTVYSDYLEPTNDVMGLLEAIANKTGRLQKGGTPDLEGAALWMIQRWRNGHLGTFLLDDVTEQAVARYRFEENNRTSSISQAKKAGKEALRLRNKARRSGAE is encoded by the exons ATGACGATGACCTCCTTCGTCCCTCGCAGCGTCTTCCCGACACTCGAGTCGCTGCCGCGGTCATACTATCTTGGCCACCATGCTGCTGGACTGTCGAAGATGCGGACGATGCTGTCGCAGATCGATCGGATCATCGAATGCCGCGACTACCGCATCCCGCTGACCTCGCGCAACCCAATGTTCGAGGAAAGTTTGGCTGGGAGGGAGAGGATGATCGTCTACACCAAGAAAGATCTGGGAAGCACTGGCGGCGCGGAAGAGCAGAAG CGACATGAAAGCATTCGTACATGGCATACCCCCACCAAGGTCGTCTTCTCCAACCACCACGAGCGGAAGGATGTCCGTCGGATACTGGACCTAATCAAAGATGCGAACAATGCAAGAGGCGGACTGACGGGATCACATCTGATGGTCGTGGGAATGCCCAATGTAGGCAAGTCGTCTCTGCTCAATGCCCTACGAAGAGAAGGCGTAAACAAGGGCAAAGTGGCGCATACTGGCGCGCAACCAGGTGTCACACGTAAGATAGGAACAGGCGTCAAGATTGTGGCTGCAGACGAACAGACCGGAGCTGGAGGAGTATATCTACTGGACACACCTGGAGTCTTCATGCCGTATGTTCCCGATGCAGACGCGATGCTCAAGCTAGCATTGTGCGGGAGCGTCAAAGATACAGTGGTACCGCCTTTCAACCTGGCCGACTACCTCCTCTTCCACGTGAACAACCACGATCCGACTGTCTACTCGGACTACTTAGAACCCACCAACGATGTCATGGGATTGCTTGAGGCTATTGCCAACAAGACTGGTCGCTTGCAGAAAGGAGGCACGCCGGATCTTGAGGGGGCAGCATTGTGGATGATCCAACGATGGAGGAATGGTCACCTTGGCACGTTCTTGTTGGATGACGTGACTGAGCAGGCAGTTGCAAGATACCGTTTCGAGGAGAACAACAGAACGAGCAGTATCAGCCAAGCGAAGAAGGCTGGTAAAGAAGCCCTGAGACTCCGCAACAAGGCACGGAGATCTGGTGCGGAGTGA
- a CDS encoding DNA polymerase type-X family protein pol4 produces MAATSSSPIQNTQSTVVGNTPSTLASSPPQSHVLDLSNEPPIFVSSTHFLLDDLHELEEDLASAGAHITYDIDEAEIVLSKVKQKKRSQFDLRGKGLVTRDADEEARDTQAVGEKRKRDEAGSPEAHDHEAAAVVIDDSSTASDNEAGPRKKPEKAPKRSSRRSRVSTAHTTDTPPASATSGRIVKVVKIEWFTESRNRGRVLPLNDFLTYTGVCIEPQQGVGTPKKKKLALHPATKLTASSRDATPTTPTPVNSILQRAQEDAPQAGSRDRFGRRNYHHPHIVTPSANPSSWEAGHGTNAKYAHLLQETTTEHDEGLSSDIPEPPEWVKKGVKYACQRVTPRDSPNEAFLALLQEIKTARLLVNDEIGVRAYSTFIASLRAYPFKISHPRELLNLPGCEQKLANLWIEWKNSGTIKAVEELRADEDLKHLRLFYDIWGVGATTAREFYFEKGWRELDDIIEYGWKSLSRVQQIGVKFYDEFQDLIPRAEVEAICEVIRQHAVKVCDEGIKIMIVGGYRRGKEASGDVDVVVSHPDHEKTQNLVNKIVDSLEEAEYITHVLLVSENASKRGQETLPFRADGGGHGFDTLDKALVVWQDPDYPNKEQILAANPGAKNPNIHRRVDIILSPWKTVGCAVVGWSGGTTFERDLRRYAKNQMGWKFDSSGVRDRGNGQAVDIEGYVSWKGKEEPECRAKTMEEAERRVFEGFGLEWREPTERVTG; encoded by the coding sequence ATGGCGGCTACAAGCAGCTCTCCGATACAAAATACCCAATCTACAGTAGTCGGCAACACTCCGTCTACATTAGCATCTTCACCGCCACAATCACACGTGCTGGACCTGAGCAACGAGCCACCGATCTTTGTGTCGAGTACGCACTTCCTTCTTGATGACCTTCACGAACTCGAGGAGGATTTGGCTAGCGCCGGAGCACACATCACCTACGATATCGACGAGGCGGAAATCGTGTTGAGCAAAGTCAAGCAGAAGAAGCGTAGTCAGTTCGATCTCAGAGGCAAAGGTCTTGTGACACGAGATGCCGATGAAGAAGCCCGTGACACGCAGGCTGTGGGCGAGAAGCGCAAGCGTGACGAGGCTGGCAGTCCGGAGGCACACGATCACGAGGCTGCAGCCGTCGTCATTGATGACTCCAGCACAGCGTCCGACAATGAGGCTGGTCCCAGGAAGAAGCCCGAGAAAGCCCCTAAGAGGTCCTCTCGCCGCAGTCGAGTATCTACAGCTCACACGACTGACACACCGCCGGCAAGTGCTACGTCAGGCCGCATTGTCAAAGTTGTCAAGATAGAGTGGTTCACCGAATCAAGGAACCGTGGTCGCGTGCTTCCTCTGAACGACTTTTTGACGTACACGGGTGTATGCATTGAGCCGCAACAAGGCGTGGGGACACCAAAGAAGAAGAAGCTCGCCCTGCATCCAGCAACTAAGTTGACCGCTTCTTCACGAGACGCCACACCAACCACGCCAACACCTGTAAACTCAATCTTGCAGCGGGCGCAAGAAGATGCTCCGCAAGCGGGCAGCCGAGATCGCTTTGGCAGACGAAACTACCACCATCCACATATCGTAACCCCATCTGCCAATCCATCGAGCTGGGAAGCTGGACACGGTACGAATGCGAAATATGCGCATCTTCTGCAGGAGACGACGACCGAGCACGACGAAGGCTTGTCCAGTGACATACCTGAGCCGCCGGAGTGGGTCAAGAAAGGTGTGAAGTACGCCTGTCAGCGAGTGACCCCCAGAGACAGTCCGAATGAAGCCTTCCTCGCACTTTTGCAGGAGATCAAGACGGCAAGGTTATTGGTCAACGATGAGATTGGCGTCAGAGCATATAGCACGTTCATCGCCTCGCTTAGAGCCTATCCCTTCAAGATCAGTCATCCTCGAGAGCTTCTTAATTTGCCTGGGTGCGAGCAGAAGCTGGCCAACCTTTGGATTGAGTGGAAGAATAGCGGCACGATCAAGGCTGTGGAAGAATTGCGAGCCGACGAGGACCTTAAACATCTTCGCCTATTCTACGACATCTGGGGCGTCGGCGCTACCACTGCGAGAGAATTCTACTTCGAGAAGGGCTGGCGAGAGCTAGACGACATCATCGAATATGGCTGGAAATCACTCTCTCGTGTTCAGCAGATCGGCGTCAAGTTCTATGATGAGTTCCAAGACCTCATACCTCGAGCTGAAGTTGAAGCAATTTGCGAAGTGATTCGCCAGCACGCCGTGAAAGTATGCGATGAGGGAATCAAGATCATGATAGTGGGCGGCTATCGACGCGGAAAAGAGGCCAGTGGAGATGTCGACGTCGTTGTGTCTCATCCCGATCACGAAAAGACTCAAAACCTAGTGAACAAAATCGTAGACAGCTTGGAGGAGGCTGAGTACATCACCCACGTTCTCTTGGTCTCCGAGAATGCCTCAAAGCGTGGACAAGAAACACTGCCATTCCGTGCTGACGGCGGTGGTCACGGCTTCGATACTTTGGACAAGGCGTTGGTAGTCTGGCAAGATCCGGACTATCCTAACAAAGAACAGATCCTGGCTGCAAACCCCGGTGCCAAGAATCCGAACATACATCGCCGTGTGGACATCATTCTATCGCCCTGGAAGACAGTAGGCTGTGCTGTTGTTGGCTGGTCAGGTGGAACCACTTTCGAACGAGACCTCAGACGGTATGCGAAGAACCAGATGGGTTGGAAGTTCGATAGCTCGGGGGTGAGAGATCGTGGGAATGGGCAAGCTGTGGATATCGAGGGCTATGTCAGTTGGAAAGGGAAGGAGGAGCCTGAATGTCGTGCGAAGACGATGGAGGAAGCGGAGAGGAGGGTTTTTGAAGGATTTGGCTTGGAGTGGAGGGAGCCTACGGAGAGGGTGACAGGATAG
- a CDS encoding MFS siderochrome iron transporter C — MRTYGTVPVQEEADDGSGVERAATLVSSGKHERDNRTITPPLDDDARSVMSERSHESAQAGVKRLEAISSTWSKTGLYVAYVGIALLAYATSLEGQTTTNLTIFATSAFKSHSLVSTVLVIQGVVLSIVKPPMSKIADVFGRFEAFGLSVLLYIVGFIQQAASNNVETYAAAQIFYAAGQTGLQILIQIFIADTSDLINRALCSTIPDTPFLLNVWLGPALAETMLNKLNWRWGYGIWAVILPIAFLPLALALVINQRRAAMRGILPTTPFAEESWWEMIKTLWFELDLFGLLLICVAFTLILIPLTLGAKTGWDNPSLITMLVVGAACLVAIPFWERSKTLAPRAFFPRSFWKNRTLMAGLALSFFYFMAFYLSVYPYFQSYLLVVQDLPLTQAGRIVQTFTFTSTITAIIISFVIKYTKRYKIYMVIGTVVYVIGLGLMIIYRTEESTPRTIIATQVFLGIGGSLTHVPAQLGVQASASHSEVAAATALFLTFLEIGGAVGSGISGAIWTSNVPKKLAMYLPEETKDQAAEIFGNITLASRGWPMGSPTRIAINLAYQEAMTNILTVSIFVALPCIVLSLLMTNYKLDEIDQGVKGVVIGGTQDGVDNREEPIAGPSTSRLSRESTRLMAISAEEEDDEEDGENEERQDSRSRLLGSRKRS; from the coding sequence ATGAGGACGTACGGCACCGTGCCTGTCCAGGAGGAGGCTGATGATGGTTCAGGCGTTGAGCGAGCCGCCACGCTTGTTTCCTCCGGCAAGCACGAGCGAGACAACCGTACCATTACGCCGCCGCTGGACGACGACGCACGATCTGTAATGTCGGAACGAAGCCACGAATCCGCACAGGCCGGTGTCAAACGTCTGGAAGCCATCTCATCAACATGGTCGAAGACGGGACTCTACGTCGCATATGTCGGTATAGCGCTGCTGGCGTATGCGACGTCATTGGAAGGACAAACGACCACGAACCTCACCATCTTCGCAACCAGCGCATTCAAGTCGCACTCCCTGGTCTCGACAGTTCTAGTAATTCAAGGAGTAGTACTGTCGATTGTCAAGCCTCCAATGTCCAAGATTGCTGATGTCTTCGGCCGATTCGAAGCCTTCGGGCTTTCAGTCCTCCTATACATCGTGGGCTTCATCCAACAAGCAGCATCCAACAATGTCGAAACCTACGCAGCTGCCCAAATATTCTACGCCGCGGGACAGACTGGCCTACAGATTCTCATACAGATCTTCATTGCCGACACAAGCGATCTGATCAACCGTGCATTATGCTCGACAATACCGGACACGCCCTTCCTACTCAACGTCTGGTTAGGGCCAGCTCTCGCCGAGACCATGCTCAACAAGCTGAACTGGAGATGGGGCTATGGAATCTGGGCAGTGATTCTTCCCATCGCCTTCCTACCACTGGCGCTTGCTCTGGTCATCAACCAGAGAAGAGCTGCCATGCGCGGAATACTGCCTACCACACCTTTCGCGGAAGAATCTTGGTGGGAGATGATCAAGACGCTCTGGTTCGAGCTCGATCTTTTTGGACTCCTGCTGATCTGCGTGGCATTCACACTCATTCTCATACCCTTGACACTGGGCGCGAAGACTGGCTGGGACAATCCGTCGCTGATAACCATGCTGGTCGTGGGCGCCGCATGCCTTGTCGCGATTCCATTCTGGGAGAGAAGCAAAACTCTGGCACCTCGGGCCTTCTTTCCCAGGAGCTTCTGGAAGAACCGCACCCTCATGGCTGGTCTGGCACTATCCTTCTTCTACTTCATGGCCTTCTACCTCTCAGTCTACCCCTACTTTCAGTCATACCTACTCGTGGTACAGGACTTACCACTCACACAAGCCGGTCGGATCGTGCAAACATTTACATTCACGTCCACGATCACGGCCATCATCATATCTTTTGTCATCAAGTACACTAAACGGTACAAAATCTACATGGTGATAGGAACGGTCGTCTACGTTATCGGACTGGGCCTAATGATCATCTATCGCACCGAAGAGTCGACACCAAGGACGATCATCGCGACGCAGGTATTTCTGGGGATAGGTGGCAGCTTAACCCACGTACCTGCGCAGCTTGGCGTGCAGGCATCTGCGAGTCATAGTGAGGTTGCAGCCGCTACTGCACTGTTCCTCACGTTCCTGGAGATCGGTGGCGCTGTTGGATCTGGCATTTCTGGCGCGATCTGGACATCGAACGTGCCGAAGAAGCTCGCGATGTATCTGCCGGAAGAGACAAAAGACCAAGCTGCTGAAATCTTTGGCAACATCACATTGGCATCGCGAGGTTGGCCAATGGGCAGTCCGACACGCATTGCCATCAATCTGGCCTATCAGGAGGCGATGACCAACATCCTGACAGTCTCAATATTTGTGGCTCTGCCATGCATTGTTCTCAGCTTGTTGATGACGAACTATAAACTCGACGAGATCGACCAGGGCGTGAAGGGTGTCGTGATTGGCGGCACACAAGACGGAGTCGACAACAGAGAAGAGCCAATTGCAGGGCCGTCCACATCGCGACTGTCCAGAGAATCGACAAGATTGATGGCAATCAGCGCAGAAGAGGAAGACGACGAAGAAGATGGTGAGAATGAGGAACGACAGGACTCTCGGAGCCGTTTGCTGGGCTCAAGAAAGCGTTCATGA
- a CDS encoding Cell division control protein 42, whose protein sequence is MVVSTIKCVVVGDGAVGKTCLLISYTTNKFPSEYVPTVFDNYAVTVMIGDEPYTLGLFDTAGQEDYDRLRPLSYPQTDVFLVCFSVTSPASFENVREKWFPEVHHHCPGVPCLIVGTQTDLRDDPSVRDKLQKQKMQPVRKEDGERMAKELGAVKYVECSALTQFKLKDVFDEAIVAALEPPTVKKPKRKGKGCILL, encoded by the exons ATGGTCGTGTCCACTATAAA ATGTGTCGTGGTCGGCGACGGAGCTGTGGGCAAGACGTGTCTGCTCATCAGTTACACCACCAACAAATTCCCCTCGGAGTATGTCCCGACCGTCTTCGACAACTACGCCGTCACCGTAAT GATCGGTGACGAGCCTTACACCCTCGGTCTCTTCGATACAGCTGGACAAGAAGACTACGATCGCCTACGGCCACTCTCGTACCCACAGACCGACGTCTTCCTCGTTTGCTTCTCCGTCACATCTCCCGCATCATTCGAAAACGTACGAGAAAAATGGTTCCCAGAGGTCCACCACCATTGTCCTGGCGTGCCTTGCCTCATCGTCGGAACACAGACGGATCTTCGAGATGACCCTTCGGTCAGAGACAAGCTCCAGAAGCAGAAGATGCAGCCAGTAAGAAAGGAGGACGGCGAGAGGATGGCGAAAGAGCTGGGTGCGGTCAAGTATGTGGAGTGCTCAGCATTGACTCAGTTCAAGCTCAAGGACGTGTTCGATGAGGCGATAGTGGCCGCTTTGGAACCACCCACTGTCAAGAAGCCAAAGC GCAAAGGCAAAGGGTGCATCTTGCTATAG
- a CDS encoding putative thiamine biosynthetic bifunctional enzyme: protein MAPKSVDYSLYLVTDSTPAILGDKDLVAVVKAAVEGGVTIVQYRDKTSETADLVRIAKQLHQVTRAAGVPLLINDRLDVAQAAGVEGVHVGQDDLDLITARRILGPDAIIGVTANSEAEALQAAKDRADYLGIGTVYATPTKENTKSIIGTAGVQHVLESLAVHGHDVKTVCIGGINASNAQRVLLQSASPQKKLDGIAVVSAIVAADDARAAASILRNLISTPAPFAPPSTRSQLSRDEIVRRAPEIIKAMASKKPLCHNMTNLVVQNFAANVALAIGSSPIMSNNGLEAGDLAALGGALIINMGTTTPEIRNNHLKALAAYNAVGGPVLLDPVGAGATEQRREGVKALMAGGYFDVIKGNEGEIRQVSGASGVKQHGVDSGASTLSLEDKITLCKSIATKERNIILMTGSTDVISDGQRTLTISNGHEYLGNITGSGCTLGTTIASVMAVEREDKLLAAVAGILMYEIAAEKAASREQVRGPGTFIPTFIDELYLIRQDSLEGKGEWTQAAKLQIV, encoded by the exons ATGGCTCCCAAAAGTGTAGACTACTCGCTGTACTTGGTGACAGACTCCACGCCTGCCATCTTGGGCGATAAAGATCTGGTGGCGGTAGTAAAAGCGGCTGTCGAAGGAG GAGTCACAATAGTACAGTACCGTGACAAGACTTCCGAGACAGCAGATCTCGTGCGAATAGCGAAGCAGCTCCATCAAGTCACAAGAGCGGCAGGCGTGCCACTACTTATCAACGACCGCCTCGATGTTGCACAGGCGGCTGGTGTCGAAGGCGTACACGTCGGTCAAGACGATCTGGACTTGATCACTGCACGCCGAATACTGGGACCAGACGCTATCATCGGGGTGACAGCGAACAGTGAAGCAGAAGCACTGCAAGCGGCAAAGGATCGCGCCGACTATCTCGGCATCGGCACTGTCTATGCGACACCCACCAAGGAGAACACAAAATCAATCATCGGCACGGCAGGGGTACAGCACGTCCTCGAATCATTAGCTGTCCATGGTCACGATGTGAAAACAGTCTGCATAGGTGGCATCAACGCCTCCAACGCCCAAAGAGTCCTCTTACAAAGCGCCTCGCCACAGAAGAAGCTCGATGGAATCGCCGTTGTCTCTGCTATAGTAGCAGCAGACGATGCCAGAGCCGCAGCCTCGATCCTTCGAAACCTGATCAGCACACCTGCTCCATTCGCACCACCAAGCACGAGATCCCAACTCTCCCGCGATGAGATCGTCCGCCGTGCACCAGAAATCATCAAAGCCATGGCAAGCAAAAAGCCCCTCTGCCACAACATGACCAACCTCGTCGTCCAAAACTTTGCCGCAAACGTGGCACTCGCTATCGGCTCCTCCCCCATCATGTCCAACAACGGCCTCGAAGCAGGAGATCTAGCGGCACTCGGAGGCGCTCTCATCATCAACATGGGCACCACAACGCCCGAGATCCGGAACAACCACCTCAAAGCCCTCGCCGCCTACAATGCCGTTGGCGGGCCTGTCCTTCTCGATCCAGTCGGAGCAGGAGCCACAGAGCAACGTCGCGAAGGCGTGAAAGCGCTCATGGCAGGTGGATACTTTGATGTGATCAAAGGTAATGAGGGTGAGATCAGGCAGGTCTCAGGTGCCAGTGGTGTGAAGCAGCATGGTGTGGACTCTGGTGCTTCTACGCTGTCTTTGGAGGACAAGATTACGTTGTGCAAGAGTATAGCGACGAAGGAGCGTAACATCATCCTCATGACGGGGAGTACTGATGTGATCTCGGATGGGCAGAGGACGCTGACGATCAGCAATGGGCATGAGTATCTCGGGAACATTACTGGGAGTGGGTGCACGCTGGGAACGACTATTGCTAGTGTCATGGCTGTTGAGCGGGAAG ATAAACTTCTAGCCGCAGTGGCTGGCATCCTCATGTATGAGATCGCTGCGGAGAAAGCTGCATCCAGAGAGCAAGTGCGAGGACCTGGGACGTTTATCCCGACGTTCATCGATGAGCTCTACCTTATCAGGCAGGACAGTCTTGAAGGTAAGGGAGAGTGGACACAAGCTGCAAAATTACAAATCGTATAG
- a CDS encoding Eukaryotic translation initiation factor 5, whose protein sequence is MANVNIRRDVQDPFYRYKMERIQSKVEGKGNGIKTVVVNLANVAYQLARPPSYVIKYFGFELGAQTNIDPKDDRWIINGSHEATKLQDYLDGFINKFVLCKDCKNPETVVNVKDNDILLDCKACGKITKADSRHKLGGFILKSQPKKGKKDKSTKKADRKARKEAERNGNADDDDSNGGDPSPGDSGSDRGAEDNGDVDGGSDDELTRKINAEARELNVPEREKEVEWSVDMSEEAIKARAKALPDDLKASLVIENGDDEDGEGGPNAYDELGKWIEEKAKEEGSVTKVKDVDIYLKAKELGVESKHKTLAVLAQCIFDDQIVKEIEPRAAMLKKMITSDKHEKAFLGGFERFVGIDKPNLIPTISAVLLKIYENDLVSEEQLKAWGGKASKKYVDISTSRKVRKSAEKFIEWLENAESDESEEDEE, encoded by the coding sequence ATGGCCAACGTCAACATTCGTCGGGATGTCCAGGATCCCTTCTACCGCTACAAGATGGAGCGTATCCAGTCCAAGGTAGAAGGAAAGGGTAACGGTATCAAGACCGTCGTGGTCAACCTTGCCAATGTCGCCTACCAGCTCGCCCGCCCGCCAAGCTATGTCATCAAATACTTTGGGTTCGAGCTCGGCGCCCAGACCAACATCGACCCCAAGGACGACCGCTGGATCATCAACGGTTCTCACGAGGCGACCAAGTTGCAAGACTACCTTGATGGCTTCATCAACAAGTTTGTCCTCTGCAAGGACTGCAAGAACCCCGAGACTGTCGTCAACGTCAAAGACAACGACATTCTTCTCGACTGCAAGGCTTGCGGAAAGATCACCAAGGCCGACTCGCGCCACAAGCTGGGCGGTTTTATCCTCAAGTCCCAGCCAAAGAAGGGCAAGAAGGACAAGTCGACCAAGAAGGCTGATCGCAAAGCCCGCAAGGAAGCTGAGCGTAACGGCAATGCCGATGACGATGACAGCAACGGCGGCGATCCAAGCCCTGGCGACAGTGGCTCTGATCGTGGTGCTGAGGACAACGGCGATGTCGATGGCGGCAGTGACGACGAACTTACCCGCAAGATCAACGCTGAGGCTAGGGAGCTCAACGTGCCCGAGCGGGAGAAGGAAGTCGAGTGGTCTGTGGACATGTCTGAAGAGGCCATCAAGGCTCGCGCCAAAGCCCTGCCAGACGACCTCAAGGCAAGCTTGGTCATCGAGAACGGCGATGATGAAGATGGCGAGGGAGGCCCAAATGCATACGACGAGCTCGGCAAGTGGATCGAAGAGAAGGCTAAAGAGGAGGGAAGTGTCACCAAGGTCAAGGATGTGGACATATACCTCAAGGCAAAGGAGCTGGGTGTCGAGTCCAAGCACAAGACCCTGGCTGTCCTTGCTCAGTGCATCTTCGATGACCAGATTGTCAAAGAGATCGAGCCTCGTGCCGCTATGCTCAAGAAGATGATCACTTCTGACAAGCATGAGAAAGCTTTCCTCGGTGGCTTTGAGCGCTTCGTTGGCATCGACAAGCCAAACCTCATCCCAACTATTAGCGCCGTCTTGCtcaagatctacgagaatGATCTCGTCTCCGAGGAGCAGCTCAAGGCTTGGGGTGGCAAAGCCAGCAAGAAGTACGTCGACATCTCCACTTCCCGCAAGGTTCGCAAGAGCGCCGAGAAGTTCATCGAGTGGCTCGAGAACGCCGAGAGCGATGAGTCTGAGGAGGATGAGGAGTAG